In Bythopirellula goksoeyrii, a single window of DNA contains:
- a CDS encoding PTS sugar transporter subunit IIA, whose amino-acid sequence MKFVDFVSRDAIQTNLDVDNKEQVIRSMADALLKAGKIEEDQHESIVEAILKREELGSTGIGRGVAVPHTKHPSVKELVGTVAVSESGVDFDSLDGEKVHLLFMLVSPPDRPGDHLRALENISRQLRDESFCRLLKQSKASDDVWQLLEEADNNQFV is encoded by the coding sequence ATGAAGTTTGTTGATTTTGTAAGCCGCGACGCGATTCAAACGAATCTCGATGTTGACAACAAGGAGCAAGTCATTCGATCAATGGCCGATGCACTGCTCAAAGCTGGAAAAATTGAAGAAGACCAACACGAGAGCATTGTAGAAGCGATTCTGAAACGCGAAGAACTAGGCAGCACGGGGATCGGTCGAGGAGTAGCGGTGCCTCATACTAAACATCCCAGTGTGAAAGAGCTCGTGGGAACCGTTGCGGTCAGCGAGAGTGGTGTCGATTTCGATAGCCTTGACGGCGAGAAAGTTCACCTGCTGTTTATGCTCGTCTCTCCTCCGGACCGTCCGGGAGACCACCTCAGGGCCTTGGAAAACATTTCCCGCCAATTGCGGGATGAATCATTTTGTCGGCTTCTAAAGCAAAGCAAAGCCTCCGACGACGTATGGCAACTCTTGGAAGAAGCTGACAACAACCAATTTGTATGA
- the hpf gene encoding ribosome hibernation-promoting factor, HPF/YfiA family, with product MQVSISMRHGHLGEASQEKLKAKAEKLSRIFERIMAIEVTVDLKNEQAPEVDIHVSAEHKHDFVAHATSESLQGAFDGAVQKIEQQLRKYKERVQERHRNSNSRHLDVGVHPSEEEVDELVEE from the coding sequence GTGCAGGTAAGTATTTCAATGCGTCATGGCCACCTGGGAGAGGCCAGTCAAGAGAAACTCAAGGCCAAGGCAGAGAAGCTTTCCCGGATATTCGAGCGGATCATGGCGATCGAGGTGACCGTCGACCTGAAGAACGAGCAAGCCCCTGAGGTAGACATTCACGTTTCGGCTGAGCACAAGCATGATTTTGTGGCGCACGCCACTTCGGAGAGCTTACAAGGTGCCTTTGATGGTGCTGTCCAAAAAATCGAACAGCAGTTGAGAAAATATAAAGAGCGAGTCCAGGAGCGTCATCGCAACTCGAATTCACGCCATCTGGACGTAGGAGTCCATCCAAGTGAAGAAGAAGTTGATGAACTAGTTGAAGAATAG
- a CDS encoding TPR end-of-group domain-containing protein, protein MTTYLLRERLLRTRREAEGYLELGMPEHALHSLQRRGKVVHADARGCYLLGESLRELRRYREAIFPLKRSLELIPDDIHVWMALGWCYKRTGDVARAIDALEQAVEIEPGEAILHYNLACYWSLVRDRRQSLRCLSRALNIDGNFRDFIASESDFDPLRNDPLFKNIAGVGEF, encoded by the coding sequence ATGACTACCTATTTGCTTCGAGAACGTTTGCTGCGCACCCGCCGAGAGGCGGAAGGTTACCTGGAACTAGGTATGCCTGAGCACGCACTCCATTCGCTCCAACGCCGCGGCAAGGTTGTTCATGCCGATGCCCGTGGTTGCTACTTGCTCGGTGAATCCTTGCGAGAGTTACGCCGCTATCGCGAAGCAATATTTCCTTTGAAGCGATCGTTGGAGCTGATCCCTGACGACATTCATGTGTGGATGGCACTTGGTTGGTGCTACAAACGAACCGGCGACGTAGCCCGAGCGATTGATGCATTAGAACAAGCCGTCGAAATCGAGCCTGGTGAAGCGATCCTGCACTACAACTTGGCCTGCTACTGGAGCTTGGTCCGCGATCGTCGCCAATCGCTACGTTGCCTGTCCCGTGCATTAAACATCGACGGCAACTTCCGCGACTTTATTGCCTCCGAATCTGATTTCGATCCGCTCCGCAATGATCCGCTGTTTAAGAATATTGCGGGAGTGGGGGAATTCTAG
- a CDS encoding Uma2 family endonuclease translates to MSVADIPSPPTHIGPESNGMMMTSDEYDSIREWDESYRYELVHGVLIVSPPADPGQRSPNNYLGYMIVTYQENHPNGSVVDDTMDEQEIRIGENRRRADRAIWLGLGRSVHPLNDVPAVAIEFVSRTSRDRHRDYVVKRGEYAEAGVKEYWVIDRFRRVMTVFRGMDEEIVVKEGGVYETPLMPGFELALDRLLSKADEYKLEDE, encoded by the coding sequence ATGAGCGTTGCCGACATTCCTTCGCCTCCCACGCACATCGGTCCCGAATCCAACGGGATGATGATGACTTCGGACGAGTACGACTCGATTCGGGAATGGGATGAATCTTATCGTTACGAACTTGTTCACGGAGTGTTGATCGTGAGTCCTCCTGCCGACCCAGGCCAGCGAAGTCCAAACAATTATCTTGGATACATGATTGTCACCTATCAAGAAAATCATCCCAATGGTTCGGTCGTGGACGATACAATGGATGAACAAGAGATTCGAATCGGCGAGAATCGCCGCCGAGCGGATCGAGCGATTTGGCTGGGGCTGGGTCGCTCCGTGCATCCACTCAACGATGTCCCAGCGGTCGCCATTGAATTTGTCTCGCGTACCAGCCGGGACCGCCATCGAGACTACGTGGTCAAACGCGGTGAGTATGCTGAGGCGGGCGTCAAGGAGTATTGGGTGATCGACCGCTTCCGCCGCGTGATGACGGTGTTTCGCGGCATGGACGAAGAGATCGTCGTCAAGGAGGGGGGTGTCTACGAAACGCCGCTCATGCCAGGCTTCGAACTGGCACTGGATCGTCTGCTCTCCAAAGCGGACGAATACAAGTTGGAAGACGAGTAA
- the hemE gene encoding uroporphyrinogen decarboxylase, producing MSDPPKDFSQLNIVALESRRAAEMMQLIKKRNGIPLVSPSLREVAVDEQRPVVDFANHLITGQIDAVLFLTGVGIRQMLDALERHVERQRFLDALSDVKTIVRGPKPLAVLRELGITPTLQVPEPNTWREVLATLDAHLPVTNLVVAVQEYGVPNVSLIAGLEARGARVVPVQVYRWALPEDLGPLEENVRRIAAGEVDACLFTSAQQAIHLVKVAENLQLASELHQGLRRTLVASIGPTTSEMLRKLSIAVDFEPSHGKMGQLVSELAAVASSLVVRKRTVFDKLVALSTPPATEGKTPAWYNSPFMKACRREPVPHTPIWLMRQAGRYMEEYRAVRAKMSFLELCKNPALCSEVMCTAVERLGVDAAIIFSDLLPILEPMGMELEFTAGDGPKIDNPVREATDVDRVVELENVDSLGFVMETVAHTRRDLPEEIPVIGFAGAPFTLASYAIEGGGSRSFLHTKTLMYRESEAWHDLMQRLSRSIVLYLNAQIAAGAQAVQLFDSWVGCLSPADYRTFVMPHIQSIVEGLAPAAPLIHFATGNPALLPLMAEAGGDVIGVDWRIDLAEAWQTVGYDHAVQGNLDPLVLMADRDTIRSRAEDVLQAAGNRPGHIFNLGHGVMPQTPVDNVRYLVDFVHEATSK from the coding sequence ATCAGTGACCCGCCCAAAGATTTTTCTCAGTTGAATATTGTTGCACTGGAGAGCCGTCGCGCCGCTGAAATGATGCAGTTGATCAAGAAAAGAAACGGTATTCCCCTGGTGAGTCCCTCGTTGCGGGAAGTGGCGGTGGACGAGCAAAGGCCCGTAGTTGATTTTGCCAACCATCTCATTACGGGACAAATCGATGCGGTCTTGTTTCTCACCGGCGTGGGTATTCGGCAAATGCTTGATGCTCTCGAGCGGCATGTCGAGCGGCAGCGATTTCTCGATGCGCTATCTGACGTCAAAACGATTGTACGTGGACCAAAACCGCTCGCAGTGTTACGAGAACTTGGCATCACTCCGACACTTCAGGTCCCCGAACCCAACACCTGGCGAGAAGTGCTAGCAACCCTGGATGCCCATCTACCAGTCACCAATTTGGTCGTCGCCGTGCAAGAGTATGGCGTGCCAAACGTAAGTTTGATCGCCGGACTTGAAGCCCGCGGGGCGCGCGTTGTACCAGTGCAAGTCTATCGATGGGCGCTCCCGGAGGATCTCGGTCCTTTGGAAGAGAACGTTCGTCGAATCGCTGCTGGAGAGGTTGATGCCTGCTTGTTTACTTCAGCGCAGCAAGCAATCCATCTGGTAAAAGTTGCCGAGAACCTACAACTCGCAAGCGAACTTCATCAAGGTTTGCGGCGCACTCTGGTTGCTTCGATCGGCCCGACCACCAGCGAAATGCTGCGCAAGCTTTCGATCGCAGTGGACTTCGAGCCATCCCACGGCAAGATGGGACAGCTTGTTAGCGAACTAGCGGCAGTTGCCAGTTCGCTCGTCGTGCGCAAGCGAACCGTCTTCGACAAGCTCGTTGCTTTATCAACCCCTCCAGCTACCGAGGGAAAAACTCCGGCCTGGTACAATAGTCCGTTTATGAAAGCCTGCCGCCGCGAACCCGTGCCGCATACGCCGATCTGGTTGATGCGACAGGCAGGACGCTACATGGAAGAGTATCGTGCGGTTCGTGCGAAGATGAGCTTTCTGGAATTGTGCAAAAATCCAGCGCTCTGCAGCGAGGTGATGTGTACCGCAGTAGAGCGACTGGGAGTGGATGCCGCGATCATTTTCTCTGACCTGCTGCCGATCCTCGAACCGATGGGGATGGAACTCGAATTCACCGCCGGCGATGGTCCGAAGATCGACAATCCGGTCCGTGAGGCCACGGACGTTGATCGCGTGGTGGAACTTGAAAATGTCGATTCGCTGGGATTTGTGATGGAAACGGTTGCCCACACCCGCCGCGACTTGCCTGAGGAGATTCCCGTGATCGGTTTCGCGGGGGCACCATTCACGTTGGCTAGTTACGCCATTGAAGGAGGTGGCAGCCGCAGTTTTCTGCATACCAAGACACTCATGTACCGCGAGAGCGAGGCCTGGCATGATTTAATGCAGCGCCTCTCGCGGTCGATCGTGCTGTATCTCAACGCCCAGATCGCCGCCGGGGCGCAAGCGGTGCAGTTATTTGATAGTTGGGTTGGTTGCTTGTCACCTGCAGATTATCGAACGTTTGTGATGCCACATATTCAATCCATCGTCGAGGGACTTGCTCCTGCCGCACCACTGATTCATTTCGCCACGGGTAATCCGGCGCTATTACCCCTGATGGCCGAAGCGGGGGGGGACGTGATCGGTGTTGATTGGCGCATCGATCTGGCCGAGGCGTGGCAGACTGTCGGCTACGATCATGCCGTACAGGGCAACCTTGACCCGCTGGTGTTGATGGCCGACCGCGATACGATTCGTTCTCGTGCGGAAGACGTCCTGCAAGCCGCCGGAAATCGCCCGGGCCACATCTTTAATCTGGGCCACGGCGTGATGCCACAGACGCCCGTAGACAATGTGCGGTATCTGGTGGATTTTGTTCACGAAGCGACGAGTAAGTGA